The following are encoded together in the Robertmurraya sp. FSL R5-0851 genome:
- the asnA gene encoding aspartate--ammonia ligase — MRKIPVGYKSKLDLLQTEQAIKKVKDYFESNLAEELNLIRVSAPILVKEGNGINDNLNGVERIVSFDALDIKDTQIQVVQSLAKWKRLALAKYGIGLGKGLYTDMNAIRRDEILSNLHSLYVDQWDWEKVITKEQRNVQTLKAEVRKIYNVLRSTEIYLNDFFPELKPSLPMNIHFVTTQELEDQYPELTPKQREDKVAKEYGAVFISQIGGELKSGNKHDGRSPDYDDWTLNGDIVLWNPTLEMAFEVSSMGIRVDEETLQKQLKLAVAEDRVQLEFHQAILNKEVPYTIGGGIGQSRLCMFFLQKAHIGEVQVSIWNEEILQTCREANIQLL, encoded by the coding sequence ATAAGGAAAATCCCTGTAGGGTATAAATCAAAGCTTGATTTATTACAAACAGAACAAGCGATTAAGAAAGTGAAGGATTATTTTGAGAGCAATTTGGCAGAAGAGCTGAATCTAATACGCGTTTCAGCGCCAATCCTTGTAAAAGAAGGCAATGGGATTAATGACAACCTAAATGGTGTGGAACGTATTGTTTCCTTTGATGCTTTAGATATAAAAGACACCCAAATCCAAGTCGTACAATCTTTAGCCAAGTGGAAACGACTCGCTCTAGCGAAGTACGGAATTGGTTTAGGAAAGGGATTGTATACGGATATGAATGCCATACGCCGCGACGAAATCCTAAGCAATCTTCATTCCCTATATGTGGACCAATGGGACTGGGAAAAGGTCATTACAAAAGAACAACGCAATGTCCAAACATTAAAGGCAGAAGTTCGAAAAATTTATAATGTGCTTCGTTCGACTGAGATTTACCTTAATGACTTTTTCCCAGAACTAAAACCCTCACTTCCGATGAATATTCATTTTGTCACTACACAGGAACTCGAAGATCAATATCCAGAGTTAACACCGAAGCAAAGAGAAGATAAGGTTGCTAAGGAATATGGCGCTGTCTTTATCTCTCAAATTGGGGGTGAGTTGAAGTCAGGTAACAAGCATGACGGTCGTTCACCTGATTATGATGATTGGACTTTGAATGGAGATATAGTCCTTTGGAATCCTACCCTTGAAATGGCTTTTGAAGTTTCTTCTATGGGGATACGAGTAGATGAAGAAACCCTTCAAAAACAGTTAAAACTAGCGGTTGCTGAAGACCGCGTACAATTAGAATTTCACCAAGCTATTTTAAATAAAGAAGTTCCTTACACCATTGGGGGAGGAATTGGCCAATCAAGATTATGCATGTTTTTCCTGCAAAAAGCACATATTGGCGAGGTTCAAGTGTCCATATGGAATGAGGAGATTTTACAAACTTGCAGAGAGGCGAATATTCAACTACTGTAG
- a CDS encoding catalase: protein MAENKDKNASNGQDENRETLTTRQGHPVPDNQNIRTIGNRGPATLENYHFIEKISHFDREEIPERVVHARGSGAFGYFETYGKVGDEPVEKYTRAKVFSGAGKKTPLMVRFSTVAGAKDSPETARDPRGFAVKMYTEDGNWDLVGNNLKIFFIRDAMKFPDMIHAFKADPASNVPNPQRMFDFVSRTPEATHMITFLFSPWGIPATYRHMQGSGVNTYKWVNAEGEAVLVKYHWEPKQGIRNLTQDEANEIQAKNVGHATQDLYEAIERGEFPEWELFVQIMEDDYHPELDFDPLDDTKLWPEDQFPWLPVGRMVLDRNPVDFHAEIEQAAFGTGVLVDGMDFSDDKMLQGRTFSYSDTQRYRVGANYLKLPVNAPKAPVHTNQQRGQMDVRDPKESGENPHINYEPSMLGGFKEASREGRAPHHPTYNAAAMSAPIDRPNNYGQAGHTYRSLEDWERDELIKNLSDALAVCDPKIQDAMIEHFTQADEEYGRRVREGLQMKMKEMEGMKTGDVPGRESGQSKYGQGTLAANEATEEAVKKSHEADPY, encoded by the coding sequence TTGGCAGAGAACAAAGATAAAAATGCTTCAAACGGACAAGATGAGAACCGTGAGACGTTAACCACACGTCAGGGCCATCCTGTGCCAGATAATCAAAATATCCGTACAATTGGAAACCGTGGACCCGCTACACTTGAGAATTATCACTTTATTGAAAAAATATCGCACTTTGATCGCGAAGAGATACCGGAGCGTGTGGTTCACGCACGTGGTTCTGGAGCATTTGGGTATTTTGAAACGTATGGAAAAGTGGGAGATGAACCCGTAGAAAAGTATACGCGCGCCAAAGTATTTTCTGGGGCTGGGAAGAAAACACCATTAATGGTTCGTTTCTCTACAGTGGCAGGAGCGAAGGATTCACCGGAAACTGCACGTGACCCGCGTGGCTTCGCTGTGAAAATGTATACAGAAGACGGTAACTGGGATCTTGTTGGGAACAACCTGAAAATTTTCTTTATTCGTGATGCGATGAAGTTCCCTGATATGATTCACGCTTTTAAAGCAGATCCTGCTTCCAATGTTCCGAATCCACAGCGGATGTTTGATTTTGTTTCCCGTACACCTGAGGCGACACATATGATTACCTTCCTCTTCTCTCCATGGGGAATTCCTGCTACCTATCGTCATATGCAGGGTTCTGGTGTGAACACTTATAAATGGGTGAATGCCGAGGGTGAGGCTGTGTTGGTAAAATATCACTGGGAGCCGAAGCAAGGAATCCGAAATTTAACACAGGATGAGGCTAACGAAATCCAAGCTAAGAACGTCGGTCATGCGACACAAGATTTATATGAAGCCATTGAGCGCGGGGAGTTTCCAGAATGGGAGCTTTTTGTTCAGATCATGGAAGATGATTACCATCCAGAACTCGATTTTGATCCGCTCGATGATACAAAACTATGGCCAGAAGATCAGTTCCCATGGTTACCGGTAGGTCGGATGGTTCTTGATCGCAATCCAGTGGATTTTCATGCGGAGATTGAGCAAGCTGCTTTCGGTACAGGAGTTCTTGTTGATGGAATGGACTTTTCGGATGATAAAATGTTGCAAGGTCGTACCTTTTCATACTCCGATACGCAACGTTACCGTGTTGGAGCAAACTATTTAAAGTTGCCTGTTAATGCGCCCAAAGCACCTGTCCACACCAATCAGCAACGCGGGCAAATGGATGTACGTGATCCAAAAGAATCAGGGGAAAATCCACATATTAACTATGAGCCATCGATGCTCGGCGGTTTTAAAGAAGCAAGTAGGGAAGGTCGTGCACCACACCATCCAACGTACAATGCAGCAGCCATGAGTGCGCCAATTGATCGACCTAACAACTATGGGCAGGCAGGTCACACCTACCGAAGCTTGGAAGATTGGGAGCGCGATGAATTAATTAAAAACCTATCCGACGCACTTGCCGTATGCGACCCAAAAATTCAAGATGCCATGATTGAACACTTCACACAAGCCGATGAAGAGTATGGTCGCCGTGTGAGAGAAGGTCTTCAAATGAAAATGAAAGAAATGGAAGGTATGAAAACAGGGGATGTTCCAGGTCGTGAATCCGGTCAATCAAAATATGGACAAGGTACATTAGCTGCGAATGAAGCAACAGAAGAAGCGGTAAAGAAAAGCCACGAAGCTGATCCTTATTAA
- a CDS encoding shikimate kinase codes for MKVTLREVPLREKSIVFIGFMGVGKTTIGKLVAKKLYRDFIDIDQVIEEEYGAPTSEIFKQIGEKAFREKEKEVITELSKKKLSVLSLGGGAFLQEDIREACTKNCIVFFLDLSWEYWKDRISLIIDSRPVLQGRNIDEILELFNSRQEIYQYHHSRVKTDTQDAEEIAEYIVDSLKVAWDIYEPR; via the coding sequence ATGAAAGTGACTTTAAGAGAAGTTCCATTAAGAGAAAAAAGTATCGTATTTATCGGCTTTATGGGTGTGGGGAAAACAACCATTGGAAAATTAGTAGCTAAAAAGCTTTATCGTGATTTTATAGATATCGATCAAGTGATCGAAGAAGAATACGGTGCACCAACTTCAGAAATTTTTAAGCAAATTGGGGAAAAAGCCTTCCGTGAAAAAGAAAAAGAAGTGATTACTGAATTAAGCAAGAAGAAGCTTTCAGTACTTTCTTTAGGCGGCGGTGCATTTCTTCAAGAAGATATAAGGGAAGCGTGCACGAAAAATTGTATCGTGTTTTTCCTAGACCTATCGTGGGAATATTGGAAGGATCGTATTAGTTTAATTATTGATTCAAGACCCGTTCTTCAAGGTCGAAATATTGATGAAATTTTGGAGCTTTTTAATAGTAGACAAGAGATCTATCAATACCACCATTCAAGGGTAAAAACCGATACACAGGATGCAGAGGAAATTGCGGAATATATCGTCGATTCTTTAAAGGTTGCCTGGGATATTTATGAGCCAAGATAA
- the tnpA gene encoding IS200/IS605 family transposase gives MSKDNNSLAHTTWNCKYHIVFAPKYRRQIIYGKIKKDIGEILRTLCERKGVEIIEATACKDHVHMLVSIPPKLSVSAFVGYLKGKSSLMIFDRHANLKYKYGNRKFWCTGYYVDTVGRNKKVIEEYIRNQIQDDIVAEQLTMMEYIDPFTGEEVRKKKRG, from the coding sequence ATGTCTAAAGACAATAATAGTTTAGCACACACTACCTGGAATTGTAAGTATCACATCGTCTTTGCACCAAAGTATAGAAGACAGATTATCTATGGGAAAATCAAAAAGGATATTGGAGAAATACTACGCACATTATGTGAAAGAAAAGGTGTAGAGATTATTGAAGCTACAGCATGTAAGGATCATGTACATATGTTAGTGAGCATCCCACCAAAACTAAGTGTATCTGCATTTGTAGGTTATTTAAAGGGAAAGAGTAGTTTAATGATATTTGACCGACATGCAAACCTGAAATACAAGTACGGTAATCGTAAATTTTGGTGCACAGGATATTATGTAGATACAGTTGGAAGAAATAAAAAGGTAATAGAAGAATATATACGTAATCAAATACAAGATGATATAGTCGCAGAACAATTAACAATGATGGAATACATTGATCCATTCACGGGTGAAGAAGTAAGGAAAAAGAAACGAGGTTAA
- a CDS encoding TerC family protein: MELEFLTALLTIIAIDLVLAGDNAILIGLAARNLPKEQQKKVIFWGSIGAIVIRVVATLAVVWLLKVPGLHLVGGLLLVWIAYKLLTDDDSHGDVKAGDNFWAAIRTVIIADALMGLDNVLAIAGASHGNMTLVIIGLLISVPVVMWGSTMIIKWIERYPVIVTIGSAILAWTAAKMIVGEGFLNGIFANGFIKYGFEILVIAAVLLAGRMTVKKKQLAAQNEETFELKKAGSH; encoded by the coding sequence ATGGAACTAGAATTTTTAACCGCACTACTTACCATTATTGCTATTGACTTAGTTCTTGCCGGTGATAATGCCATCCTTATTGGATTAGCAGCTAGAAATCTTCCAAAAGAACAGCAGAAAAAAGTAATTTTTTGGGGCTCAATCGGAGCGATTGTCATTCGTGTAGTCGCAACACTTGCTGTTGTTTGGTTACTGAAGGTCCCTGGTTTACACCTAGTAGGTGGACTATTACTTGTTTGGATCGCTTATAAGTTATTGACAGATGATGATAGCCATGGGGACGTAAAAGCTGGAGATAATTTTTGGGCAGCGATTCGTACAGTTATTATTGCGGATGCATTAATGGGATTAGATAACGTTCTTGCGATTGCTGGTGCATCTCACGGTAATATGACTCTTGTTATTATCGGATTATTGATTTCCGTACCAGTAGTAATGTGGGGTAGCACGATGATTATTAAATGGATCGAGCGTTACCCAGTTATTGTTACAATCGGTTCTGCGATCTTAGCTTGGACCGCTGCAAAAATGATCGTTGGGGAAGGATTCTTAAATGGAATTTTTGCTAACGGATTTATCAAGTATGGTTTTGAGATCCTAGTCATTGCTGCTGTTTTATTAGCAGGTCGTATGACCGTGAAAAAGAAACAGCTTGCAGCTCAGAACGAAGAAACATTTGAACTAAAAAAAGCTGGTTCTCACTAA
- a CDS encoding cation diffusion facilitator family transporter, producing the protein MGHHHHHHGHGHHHHHHAHDHCHDHFDSQREGNKKGLLIALLVTTGIMFAEFFGGLMTNSLALLSDAGHMLSDASSLLLSLVALWIASRPATPKKTFGFYRFEVLAALFNGVTLFVIAGFIVWEAFERFMEPPTVASGTMILIACIGLGANLISAWSLLRNGDVKDNVNVRSAYLHVLGDALGSVGAIIAGIVMLLFGWYIADPIISVIVALLILRSAWGVISHSLHILMEGTPSSVNQEDVKKALESIHGVIDVHDLHIWTITSGLHSLTCHLLVKEEHHSQTILQEAVRTLSSRFHIDHSTIQIETSTDLHQALKI; encoded by the coding sequence ATGGGTCATCACCATCATCATCACGGTCATGGTCATCATCATCACCATCATGCTCATGACCATTGCCATGATCATTTTGATTCGCAGCGGGAAGGAAACAAAAAGGGGTTACTAATTGCTTTATTAGTTACAACGGGAATTATGTTCGCTGAGTTTTTTGGAGGATTAATGACCAATAGTCTTGCACTATTATCAGATGCGGGGCATATGCTTAGTGATGCGAGCTCTTTATTGCTTAGTTTGGTAGCTCTTTGGATTGCTTCTCGTCCAGCTACTCCAAAGAAAACCTTTGGATTTTACCGGTTTGAAGTATTAGCCGCTCTGTTTAATGGTGTCACTCTATTTGTGATTGCTGGTTTTATCGTCTGGGAAGCATTTGAACGGTTTATGGAACCTCCGACCGTTGCCAGCGGAACGATGATCCTGATTGCTTGTATTGGTCTTGGAGCCAATTTAATTAGCGCTTGGTCTTTATTACGAAATGGTGATGTGAAAGATAATGTGAACGTGAGAAGTGCCTATTTACACGTATTAGGAGATGCGTTAGGCTCGGTTGGAGCAATTATTGCTGGAATCGTCATGCTGCTGTTCGGATGGTATATCGCGGATCCTATTATTTCTGTCATTGTCGCTTTATTAATTTTACGTAGTGCATGGGGTGTCATTTCTCATTCTCTTCATATACTAATGGAGGGAACACCATCATCTGTGAATCAAGAGGATGTAAAAAAAGCTCTTGAATCCATACATGGTGTGATCGATGTACATGATCTCCATATTTGGACGATCACATCTGGACTTCACTCTCTTACTTGTCATTTACTGGTGAAAGAGGAACACCATTCACAAACGATTTTACAAGAGGCGGTTAGGACACTAAGCAGTCGATTCCATATTGACCATTCTACGATACAAATTGAAACATCAACCGATTTACATCAAGCACTAAAAATATAA
- a CDS encoding ArsR/SmtB family transcription factor, giving the protein MERTDHSFLNQTTADEAARIFKALADPTRIKILYLLSQEECSVSHITEVLEMTQSAVSHQLSTLRKLRLVKYRREGSTLYYSYDDEHVITILQQVLSHINCN; this is encoded by the coding sequence ATGGAACGTACGGATCATTCTTTTCTTAACCAAACTACAGCGGATGAAGCAGCAAGGATATTTAAAGCACTAGCTGATCCAACAAGAATAAAAATTTTATACTTACTCTCCCAAGAGGAATGTTCTGTGAGTCATATTACGGAAGTACTGGAGATGACTCAATCGGCCGTTTCCCATCAACTAAGCACGCTGAGAAAGCTTCGTTTAGTCAAATATCGCCGGGAAGGAAGTACCTTGTACTATTCATACGATGACGAACATGTTATCACGATTCTTCAGCAAGTCCTTTCCCATATTAATTGTAATTAG